In Streptococcus sp. SN-1, a single genomic region encodes these proteins:
- a CDS encoding competence protein CoiA family protein — translation MFVARDARGQLVNVLEDKLEKQAYTCPSCGGQLRLRQGPSVRTHFAHKTLKDCDFSSENESTEHLANKESLYHWLEKEAEVQLEYPLPELKQIADVFVNGNLALEVQCSLLPQKVLKERSEGYRSQGYQVLWLLGEKLWLKERLTRLQQGFLYFSQNMGFYVWELDKEKQLLRLKYLIHQDLRGKLHYQIKEFPYAHGSLLEILRFPYKKQKISHFTVSQDKDICRYIRQQLYYQNPFWMKEQAEAYQKGKNLLNYGLKEWYPQIRPLVGDFCQIEQDLTSYYKHFQTYYQQNPQNDWQKLYPPAFYQQYFLKNMVE, via the coding sequence GTGTTAGAGGATAAGCTGGAGAAGCAAGCCTACACTTGCCCATCTTGTGGAGGTCAACTCCGTTTGCGGCAAGGACCAAGTGTCCGGACCCATTTTGCCCATAAAACCTTAAAAGACTGTGATTTTTCCTCTGAAAATGAAAGCACAGAACACCTGGCAAATAAAGAATCACTTTATCACTGGTTGGAAAAAGAGGCAGAGGTGCAATTAGAATACCCGCTTCCAGAGCTTAAACAGATTGCGGATGTATTTGTAAATGGCAATCTAGCTTTAGAGGTTCAATGTAGTCTCTTGCCTCAAAAAGTTCTTAAAGAGCGTAGTGAGGGCTATCGTAGTCAGGGTTACCAAGTACTGTGGTTGCTGGGGGAAAAACTTTGGCTCAAGGAGCGGTTGACTCGTCTGCAACAAGGTTTTCTCTATTTCAGTCAAAACATGGGATTTTATGTTTGGGAATTGGACAAGGAAAAACAGCTTTTAAGACTCAAATACCTCATTCACCAGGATCTCCGCGGCAAACTCCATTATCAGATTAAGGAATTTCCCTATGCTCACGGTAGTCTACTGGAGATATTACGTTTTCCCTATAAGAAACAAAAAATATCTCATTTTACAGTTTCTCAGGACAAGGACATCTGTCGCTATATCAGGCAACAACTGTACTATCAAAATCCCTTTTGGATGAAAGAACAAGCAGAAGCCTATCAAAAGGGAAAAAATCTCCTGAATTATGGGCTGAAAGAATGGTATCCACAAATTCGACCACTAGTAGGTGATTTTTGCCAAATTGAGCAAGATTTGACTAGCTATTATAAGCATTTTCAAACCTATTATCAACAAAATCCTCAAAATGATTGGCAAAAGCTCTATCCACCAGCCTTTTATCAGCAATATTTCTTAAAAAATATGGTAGAATAG
- the pepF gene encoding oligoendopeptidase F, whose protein sequence is MVLQRYEINEKDTWDLSTIYPTDQAWEEALKDLTEQLEKVSQYEGHLLDSADSLLEITEFSLEMERQIEKLYVYAHMKNDQDTREAKYQEYYAKAMTLYSQLDQAFSFYEPEFMDISEKQYADFLEAQPKLQVYKHYFDKLLQGKEHVLSQREEELLAGAGEIFGSASETFAILDNADIVFPFVKDEDGNEVQLSHGVYMRLMESKNREVRRGAYQALYATYEQFQHTYAKTLQTNVKVQNYRAKVRNYKSARHAALAANFVPESVYDNLVAAVRKHLPLLHRYLELRSKILGISDLKMYDVYTPLSYVEYSFTYQEALKKAEDALSVLGEDYLSRVKRAFSERWIDVYENQGKRSGAYSGGSYDTNAFMLLNWQDNLDNLFTLVHETGHSMHSSYTRETQPYVYGDYSIFLAEIASTTNENILTEKLLEEVEDDATRFAILNNFLDGFRGTVFRQTQFAEFEHAIHQADQNGEVLTSDFLNKLYADLNQEYYGLSKEDNPEIQYEWARIPHFYYNYYVYQYSTGFAAASALAEKIVHGSQEDRDRYIDYLKAGKSDYPLNVMRKAGVDMEKEDYLNDAFAVFERRLNEFEALVEKLGLS, encoded by the coding sequence ATGGTATTACAAAGATATGAAATAAATGAAAAAGATACATGGGATCTATCAACGATTTACCCAACTGACCAGGCTTGGGAAGAAGCCTTAAAAGATTTAACAGAACAACTGGAGAAAGTAAGCCAGTATGAAGGCCATCTCCTAGATAGTGCGGATAGCCTACTAGAAATTACTGAATTTTCTCTTGAAATGGAACGCCAAATAGAGAAGCTTTACGTTTATGCTCATATGAAGAATGACCAAGACACACGTGAAGCCAAGTACCAAGAGTACTATGCCAAGGCCATGACTCTCTACAGTCAGCTAGATCAAGCTTTTTCATTCTATGAGCCTGAATTTATGGATATTAGTGAAAAGCAGTATGCTGACTTTTTAGAAGCTCAACCAAAATTGCAGGTTTATAAACACTATTTTGATAAGCTTTTGCAAGGCAAGGAACACGTTCTTTCACAACGTGAAGAAGAATTATTAGCTGGGGCTGGAGAAATATTTGGTTCGGCAAGTGAAACCTTCGCTATTTTAGATAATGCAGATATCGTCTTTCCATTTGTTAAAGATGAAGATGGTAACGAAGTACAATTATCACATGGCGTTTATATGCGTTTGATGGAGTCTAAAAACCGTGAGGTGCGTCGTGGTGCCTATCAAGCTCTTTATGCGACTTATGAACAATTCCAACATACCTATGCCAAAACCTTGCAAACCAATGTTAAGGTTCAAAACTACCGTGCCAAAGTTCGCAACTACAAGAGTGCGCGTCATGCAGCCCTAGCGGCCAATTTTGTTCCAGAGAGTGTTTATGACAATTTGGTGGCAGCAGTTCGCAAGCATTTGCCACTCTTGCATCGTTACCTTGAGCTTCGTTCAAAAATCTTGGGAATTTCAGACCTCAAGATGTACGATGTCTACACACCACTTTCATATGTTGAATATAGTTTTACCTACCAAGAAGCCTTGAAAAAAGCAGAAGATGCTTTGTCAGTCTTGGGTGAGGATTACTTGAGCCGTGTTAAACGTGCCTTCAGTGAGCGTTGGATTGATGTTTATGAAAATCAAGGCAAGCGTTCAGGGGCTTACTCTGGTGGTTCTTACGATACAAATGCCTTTATGCTTCTTAACTGGCAGGATAATCTAGACAATCTCTTTACTCTTGTTCATGAAACAGGTCATAGTATGCATTCAAGCTATACTCGTGAAACGCAGCCTTATGTTTACGGAGATTACTCTATCTTCTTGGCTGAGATTGCTTCAACTACCAATGAAAATATCTTGACGGAGAAATTATTGGAAGAAGTGGAAGATGATGCAACGCGCTTTGCTATTCTCAATAACTTCCTAGACGGTTTCCGTGGAACAGTTTTCCGCCAAACTCAATTTGCTGAGTTTGAACACGCCATTCACCAAGCGGATCAAAATGGTGAAGTCTTGACAAGCGATTTCCTAAATAAACTCTACGCAGACTTGAACCAAGAGTATTACGGTTTGAGTAAGGAAGACAATCCTGAAATCCAATACGAGTGGGCACGCATTCCACACTTCTACTATAACTACTATGTATACCAATATTCAACAGGCTTTGCAGCAGCCTCAGCCTTGGCTGAAAAGATTGTCCATGGTAGTCAAGAAGACCGTGACCGCTATATCGATTATCTCAAGGCAGGTAAATCTGACTACCCACTTAATGTCATGAGAAAAGCTGGTGTTGATATGGAGAAGGAAGACTATCTCAACGATGCCTTTGCAGTCTTTGAACGCCGTTTAAATGAGTTTGAAGCCCTAGTTGAAAAATTGGGATTGTCATAA
- the prsA gene encoding peptidylprolyl isomerase PrsA, protein MKKKLLAGAITLLSVATLAACSKGSEGADLISMKGDVITEHQFYEQVKSNPSAQQVLLNLTIQKVFEKQYGSEVDDKEVNDTIAEEEKQYGDNYQRVLSQAGMTLETRKAQIRTSKLVELAVKKAAEAELTEDAYKKAFDEYTPDVTAQIIRLDNEDKAKEVLEKAKAEGADFAQLAKDNSTDEKTKANGGEITFDSASTEVPEQVKKAAFALDVNGVSDVISVTGTQAYSSQYYIVKLIKKTEKSSNIDDYKEKLKTVILTQKQNDSTFVQSIIGKELQAANIKVKDQAFQNIFTQYIGGGDSSSSSSSKE, encoded by the coding sequence ATGAAGAAAAAATTATTGGCAGGAGCCATTACACTATTATCAGTAGCAACTTTAGCAGCTTGTTCCAAAGGTTCAGAAGGAGCAGATCTTATCAGCATGAAAGGAGATGTTATCACAGAACATCAATTTTATGAGCAAGTGAAAAGCAACCCTTCAGCTCAACAAGTCTTGTTGAACCTGACCATCCAAAAAGTATTTGAGAAACAATACGGTTCAGAGGTAGATGACAAAGAAGTCAATGACACTATTGCCGAAGAAGAAAAACAATACGGTGATAACTACCAACGTGTCTTGTCACAAGCAGGTATGACTCTTGAAACACGTAAAGCTCAAATTCGTACAAGTAAATTGGTTGAGTTAGCAGTTAAAAAAGCAGCAGAAGCTGAATTGACAGAGGATGCATACAAGAAGGCCTTTGACGAGTACACTCCAGATGTAACGGCTCAAATCATCCGTCTTGATAATGAAGATAAGGCCAAAGAAGTTCTCGAAAAAGCCAAGGCAGAAGGTGCTGACTTTGCTCAATTAGCCAAAGATAATTCAACTGATGAGAAAACGAAAGCGAATGGTGGAGAAATCACCTTTGATTCTGCTTCAACAGAAGTACCAGAACAAGTTAAAAAAGCTGCTTTTGCTTTAGATGTAAACGGTGTTTCTGATGTGATTAGTGTTACTGGTACACAAGCCTACAGCAGCCAATATTACATTGTAAAACTCATTAAGAAAACAGAAAAATCATCTAATATTGATGACTACAAAGAAAAATTGAAAACTGTTATCTTGACTCAAAAACAAAATGATTCAACATTTGTTCAAAGCATTATCGGAAAAGAATTGCAAGCAGCCAATATCAAGGTTAAGGACCAAGCCTTCCAAAATATCT
- a CDS encoding O-methyltransferase, translating to MVESYSKNANHNMRRPVVKEEIVDLMRQRQKQVTGSLKELEDFARKENIPIIPHETVAYFRFLMETMQPKNILEIGTAIGFSALLMAEHAPNAKITTIDRNPEMIGFAKENFAQFDSRKQITLLEGDAVDILSTLTESYDFVFMDSAKSKYIVFLPEILKHLDVGGVVVLDDIFQGGDVAKDIMEVRRGQRTIYRGLQRLFDATLDNPGLTATLVPLGDGILMLRKNVADVQLPDSE from the coding sequence ATGGTTGAATCGTATAGTAAGAATGCCAACCATAACATGCGTCGCCCTGTCGTCAAGGAAGAAATTGTAGACTTGATGCGTCAGCGCCAAAAGCAAGTCACAGGTTCTTTGAAAGAATTGGAAGACTTTGCCCGTAAGGAAAATATTCCCATCATTCCCCATGAAACAGTTGCTTATTTCCGTTTTCTCATGGAAACCATGCAACCAAAAAACATTCTGGAAATTGGGACGGCTATCGGTTTTTCAGCCCTCTTGATGGCGGAACATGCGCCAAATGCCAAGATTACAACGATTGATCGCAATCCAGAAATGATTGGTTTTGCTAAGGAAAATTTTGCCCAGTTTGATAGTCGCAAGCAAATCACTCTCCTGGAGGGAGATGCGGTAGATATATTATCTACACTGACAGAGTCCTATGATTTCGTCTTTATGGACTCTGCTAAGTCTAAATACATCGTCTTTCTGCCAGAAATCCTCAAACATTTGGACGTTGGAGGCGTGGTTGTCTTGGATGATATTTTCCAAGGTGGTGATGTTGCCAAGGATATTATGGAAGTCCGTCGTGGCCAGCGAACTATATACAGAGGACTTCAAAGACTATTTGATGCAACTTTAGACAATCCAGGACTCACCGCAACACTAGTACCTCTGGGAGACGGCATTCTCATGCTTCGTAAAAATGTAGCAGATGTTCAATTGCCTGATAGCGAATGA